TACGATTATGATGCCAATGGTTACGATCATCCCGACAATTTCATTGAAAGGGCCTGGTTTTCCATCCGTTACCGCCGCCAGATTTACAAGGACTGGCTCTACCTGGAATTTGAGCCGGGCGTATACGCCAGCCGCGAGTTTGATTTCAAGACGGAGCCGGTTATCCGCCTGAAATTTGAGGCCGTTTTCGGGGCCACTGTTTTTACGCGCGACGACCTTACCGATCAGCTTCTGCCGGACTTGTGAAAAAAACCGCGTTTTTTTTGCTTGACCTTATGCGCATATACGCATAAGGTGTGCGCGTGAACTTTCAACAGGCAATAATCCGCGCAAAAATACTGAAGACGCTCGCCCACCCGGTGCGCGTCCTGATCGTGGACAAGCTTGCGAAGGGCGAATGCTGTGTCTGCGAATTGAACGCCCTGGCCGATATTGACCAGTCCAATGTTTCCCGGCACCTTGCCCGCCTGAAAAAAGCTGGGATTGTTGCCGACCGCCGGGCGGGTATGCGGGTGTTTTATCGTTTGCAAACCCCCTGTATTTTGAACGCCCTGCAATGCGCGATTGCAGTCATGAAGACGAAATCAACAGCCAGTAGCCTGAAGCAC
The nucleotide sequence above comes from Kiritimatiellia bacterium. Encoded proteins:
- a CDS encoding metalloregulator ArsR/SmtB family transcription factor — its product is MNFQQAIIRAKILKTLAHPVRVLIVDKLAKGECCVCELNALADIDQSNVSRHLARLKKAGIVADRRAGMRVFYRLQTPCILNALQCAIAVMKTKSTASSLKHGKP